The Juglans regia cultivar Chandler chromosome 11, Walnut 2.0, whole genome shotgun sequence genome contains the following window.
TGAATACCGGAATGAATCCAATACGCACCCTCtggtgctaaaggccgactctgaggctacggTGCTAATAGAGATGACCAAAATACTGCGGGTTGTCTCTGCAAAGACATGATACTTCACGACATTCACCTTCCACTAACTTAATATATCAAAATCTCATGCAAATGGTTGAAGCTCCGCTGCCGAGTATCTatctatctctgactgagcctctgTAGAATTTTGGACTAAGGAGTTCTACTTCAACCTCTCACCCCAGTCCAATCTACGTCTTTTCCCAACCCCGGCTTCTAGAACTGGTGGGAGATAGGTGTAGGTGCCATAATATTATCATCTCACAAGacggtaaactcatcaaataatctaccaATGAATTCCCTAACCCTTGATGCAATATGCTCTGCCCATGCTCTGCCGCTTGCCCGTACGCAATTCTCAATCCATATACCATGACATCCACCTTAGATCGAGGATCAACAACAAtaactacatataacaaaatattaatccTAGTGAAATCTCTCCAATATTTGTCGTACTTCGTCCTCATAATCAATAtcatctcccgcagcctaatgtgatTACCCGCGATCATAtaatctaattcttcttttactctacatatttgctgacatAAATGATgagatgtagggtacaaagttccagatagtGTTGTAGTGACCTCGtagaaaagcctaaaaaaatctAGGAAAATAGATACaatttcccaatcatcatccataggtttccccaatcccccgtgGTCATTAAAATACTTTACATATTGGATGttttcatcacccaataatgcaaatgtcaacttatattcttgggccacctccaatataaaaaatgttgagttccatcatgtaggcatatcagtacaaaggtCCTTCTTGGATGTTAGGCCCTCATGCCTCACAGCAACCttaaatttctccaatctagaaagaaaagatctcacccatctcataGCAGTCATAACCCAAGCAATCGAGTCATGGAGATTTCTCAAACCATCAGTGACAATAAGATTTAGAATATGTGTCGCACATCTCATATGCAAACACTCATCACCCATGATTATCTTATTTGACTCTCTAAGATAGGTTTTAAGATGTCTCAATGCGACATCGTTAGACGAGATATTATTAACTGTGACTATAACAACTCCTGTCAACCCTCACTCATTTATTGTTGTCTTCAAGACCCTCTCAatcgtctcacccttgtgatcagtgatttgacaaaattttataattttctacaattaacatccaagtATTAGCAAAAATGACACTAGCAATATTGGTAAGTTTTCTACAAATTCCCATCAGTTTGGTGTAAAGTTTTCtgcttaattaaaatatataatccaaAAGAAGAACGAATCCaaggttaaaaaaattgtggtcTATGGGAATTATTTCAAAATGTCATTtcacacatgatcatgatcatgatctagaTCTTTCCCAACCcattaacatatattattactGGCGTGTCCTTAATTTATAGCAGAGATAGTGATTAAGATTGAGTTATGCAATAAacactatagttataatttgtTTATCAGAGTTTAAAAATTAGGCAAAtgcttttgaaaaatgtgattgGCAAAGTATCATATCCGACCCATCGATCATGATCAATaagaacaaaacaaatcaaGATCATTGAGGAAGGGAACATCTTCATCCAGAAATAGATTACGATCAATACATTATACCATGTATAAAGTAGAAGACGAACATGAAAACAGgatgaaaataaagaatattagaaaaaagCTTACCTCTcaatagaaaattttgatttcccAATTAAAtggagtttttgttttggaaaaataagatttttttttagaatacgAACTGATTTGTATTGTTAGCAGCAATGGCCTGGACTTGAATATATAGCAGAGTAAATAGGAAAACTTcaatcaaagttcaaacaattcATATGCACATTCAtcctccacagcacacaattcacaatctcatcctctatttaaattttaatcccatcctccattgcataaaaaaataataataaaaaaataaactttcagcaaaagaaaatgagaaagccCAATCGAAAAACTTACCTTCGGCGAGAACCATGATAGGTGATGGAGAGTCGAGACTCCACGGACCAAGGCTCAAGCTTAGGAGCAAAGGGACTaggagagagatcgagagagaagaaagccgaaggggggagagagatcgagagagaagaaggaaatcGCAGATTTGGGAAACTaggtatatataataaaaggcGGGGCGGAGTAGGGTATTTGTGGGGCGGGGGTGCACCCCATCCTGCTCccgccccgctgcccacccatACTTCAGTTTTCTTAAAATGATTGTATTTCATGAAACCTTTGATTTTTGATCATCAGTTACCTAGAACTTGGCGCTGGATGCTTGGGGTAGCTGGGATCCCACCTTTGGTTCAATTTTTCCTCATGTTATCACTTCCTGAATCTCCCAATGGCCTTAGAATTTAATGTCCTCAAATCATGTTTAAGAAAACTCCTGCTATAGTTATGTAATGGTGGGTTTGTTATGAGTCAGATAGTTTGAGATGCTTAGAACTTGGCTGTTAAAACTGGGCTTACTTCCAAACCTTAATTATTCTGTCTGTTTTGACAAGAATGAACTTTAGCACTTTTGCTGAAGTATGAATTTCTTTCATGAGTGGAGTTTGTGAAGTCAGAAGAGTTGTGCAATGAGTGAAAACAAATTGATGTTTTGCATTATGATGTAAATAACAATGGAATATGTAGTATGTATGTAATGTGtgttaatgtattattatttattttacataaaaaaataatagacataaaaaataataaacataaaggcctataaaaaaaaccttttgaatTGTTAAAAAGATTATCTAAATGAaaccttttaaaaagtgtttaaatattttttttaaattaaatattaaacatgatatacgaatttttttttttaaaaatattataaaagtatttttaaaaacgTTAAAATGTCTTTAAAAACTTGATATAATTCGGATATTCAGATTTACATCCGGTTGCTGTCTAGATTTTTTCAGGATTTATCTAAATTGATAATCgcctaatttttaaaattcggATACGGGTTATCCGGATCCGTATCCTTTTCTACACCCTAGGAACAGCCAACGGTAACAGTAGAAGAACTCGTACTGGAACAGCGAGGAGCAGAGTGGAAGAACTATGTCGGCCCAGAACCCTACGAAATGGCGGTTCACATGGGAAGCTCAATCTCACGTCCCAATCCTTCGGTTATTCATCTTCGATTCGTACACTAATCCTTCAACTCAGTGCCATAATCTCAAGGTCCATCTAAATCTCTCTAAATCTCTGGTACTCGTCAGCTTCTTCGAAGACCTTGAAGTCTCGCTTAGGGTTCCGACTCCTAGGGTTTTGATCGACTCCGAATCTCCGGTGAGTTTCCGAGCCTTAGATGATCACATTGAGGTCAAGCTTGTCCTACTTCTTCCAGTGGATCATCCAATCGTTACGAGCTTCGACTCTGTGTTCAATTTGTCCCAAGGCAACGAAATCTCGTTCTATGATGCATCGACGCAGCTAGAAATGGACTCTGGTGAGCTTTATATTCTGCATCTACTTAATACATCCAATGTTTGTGAAATTAGGATGCGTTTGGTCGCTGGAAACTTTAGTAATTTgggaaagaaaaatcatgataTATGAATCGCCATTTGGAAATTGTTGTATATTTATTCAGCGTggctttttcatttttgggttTCGAGGAATGTAAAAAGAATGGACCTTTTGCTTTGCCCATATTTGTAGTTCTTCTTCTTAACTTGACCGTCGTATACTTCATCGTCCTACTGAAATGCCTATTCTTGGTGTTATGGTTTTGTGGTTCAGATCTGAAGATTCTGTGTTCTGGTGGAGGAGTTCATTTTTACTGTAGAAGTTGCTCGTTTAAGCTGACAAAAAATCATTTCAGGTGACTTTTGTTTACTACATTTGATTGCatatttttatcactattttcacttgtcactactatttatttatgagaGAGACACCATACCAccctatctacaccatcccaaTAATCTGTTCGTACCAccctatctacaccatcccacTACACACTACCAACTTAATTATTTCTATTTGGCACCAATTTGTGTTTTGAACCTGCATTGCGCTGCATGTTCCATGCCTCTGAACTTCCTTAAAGAGAACAAACAGATAAGCATCCGATGgttcctttgtttttctcttttttggtgAGAAGCTGCAGATATTTAGTATAAAAGGGAGATTGAAGAATAATATGTTCAGTCTTGGCTGGTGgcagttgataatttttttctagttACATAAAATCTCAagttgataagaaaataaattcattgcAATTGGCCATGCCAGTTTATtggctttcatttttttttttataagtaagaggtaaattttattgatatgaatgaaataagcAAAGCCCGtgtacactagaagtatacaagagaacaccTAACTTTATTGGCTTTCATTACACCTTACTTATTGTTTGTCCTAGAAGTAAAAAGTTCTTATATGTGCTACCTGGAGTTAATAACCTTCATTCAAACAATTCAATTCCTcctgacttttattttttatttaaaaaagatgttAATCCTTGTGTAGAAATTTTGTTGAAATGCCGTCAGTCGATTGGAGAGAGGTGGCTGATAACTGGTTTGGGACTTGCTGTTGTTCCTTTGGAGGTGTAAGTGAGAAGTTGGTGACTAGGTATGCAAATGCCTACACATGTGTTGAGGGTACTTGCCAATTGAATTCAACAACCATTACCATTTCCAAGAATGATCTTGTGGAATGGAAATTCCCTGATTGGGTTGGATGCCAGCGTAATTCTTCTGGACCAGATTTCAAACATGACGATGGATTCAGTGAAGCTATTCTAGATTCTGGAAGTAAGTGTGCAGGAATCAAAACCTGTGATGATTCCAGTGAGGAAATGTGTGCTTCTAAAGGAAAACCAAGGTTCATGCATTATGAGAATGAAAATGTtgcttcaaaattcaaatgtggAGTTAATGAGGAAGAAACTAATGATGATGCTTCCTTTTTATTGTTGCCAGAACCAAATCTCTCTAAAGATGTGGCATCAGCACCTGGTTGTTGTGGTCATATTAAAAGCCAAGCTCTGAATCATATAGATGAAGGTTGCACACCTCATGTGTTTGAGACTAAGGAGATCAGTGAAAATCAGAAATGTTTGCTCAATGGCTTTCTTGGGAATATATTCATGGTTAGATCCTTCAATCAGTCGGCTGATATTGAGTGGATTGAATATGTTTGCCCTCATTGTTCATCTCTTCTTGGAGCTTACCCTTGTGGAAATGGCTTTGGGCCTATAGATCTTGGAGTTCGGTTATTTAAATGTTACATTTCCACTTGTTTGCCAGTTGGGGGATCGGGAGATTCATTCAGGTATCCATGTATTGATCTACAATTCAAGTTctaatatgttttttaataagtaatgtGCTAGTATGTTTTAGTATGATTAAGTTATTAGACAGCTATGTATATCTATATGATTCAGTggagatttatatttttttatataggtaaagTGGTGGTGGTTTAATTATAAAGATCATCTAATTAGTTAGCTATTCATCTTTACTCCTTGATCAGAAAAGGTTCTGCAAAACTTTGTACTCTTCAATTGGGAAGTATTCTTTGAGGTGTCAAGTGATTATTAAAGTTCTAAAGTTAGGACTGAAACCTAGGAAGATGAGCATGATATGGAGCCATAGGCGGTAGGCTAGAGTGCAAATGATGCCAAGTAGCAATAAGATTGTACCTCAAGGAAAACTAATTTTAGAATCCATAAAGACTTGAGCTCTTTTTGTAACTGCATGGATACATTTGAATCTGAGAGTAACATCATTTATTATGTACGTTTCTGACACTCTAACCTTCAAATAAGACAAATTTCCTACAAAGCATTGATCGCAAGATATCATTGTGAGAAGAAGGATAAGTTCTCATGGTGCTGGATGCATCTTTAGACAAATTCCTTTTATGCAACATGCTCATgattccccctctctctctctctctctctctctctcacgcacacacacactGCAATTTTGGgctattattttcaattatgcTTGAACTAATCAGTAGCTATACCATGAGTAggattacttttcttttttaggaaaaaattacCAGAGAAGGAAGAATTGGATTTATAATCGTCTTGACTATTGCTACAGTAACAAAATTTCagcacataaatttttttgttcttttgacAGGAAGTATACCTTGGAAAGAATGTTTACAAATCAACTACTGGAAAGTGCGAAGGATGAATCATCATATCGGACTGTGGTCAGGGATGTGAAAACAAAATCCCCCTTGCTGCAAATCGTTCTTCTGAATCCAAATTCTTGGTGCTTTACTGGTTACTGTTTGGGCGCAGACGAGAACACCGGATCAGTTTTGAATATAAATCTGCAGCCTGTTATCAAAGTGCTATTTTCTGACTGCAACAACAGTTCAGAATCCAAATTGAGGTTGGATaattcattttacttttttggtATCTGCTTTCTTCACTCCTTAACCATTACTGAATAACACGGGAAAGGCAGGGGGTTCAATTGAAAGCCTATATCTTCCATTCTTGAGTTAATAATAGAACAGAAAGTGTTGCTACATTTTATGCTCACTCTGACATTGTTGGCACAGACAAAGCAGCAAGCACTTTTATGTGGAGATGTCTGTTTGTCCTTATGAAGCACTCGAGTTTAATCTGCATTATTTAGATATTCAACAAAACGTGCATTCCGCTTTATCCTGTCAAGTAGTCATTATGTGCCACGTTTTGCTTCAGCTTGGTGTAttatggtttatctaaattctATTCCCTGCCCCTCCCCCCCAACTAAGTCTTCTCTACTTATTTATGTAACCAAGTTTATGCAGGATGATAGAAGACTGGGAAACAAAGAATTTAGCTGATGAAGTTTTCATGTTGACACGTCAAATAAAAGAATTGATTAAATCCCTGGTTTCAAGAAAGGATATACTTCCACCCTCATTTTCTTGCCTTCAAGGTTTATCTTTGTCATCTATGCTGAGGTAAAGTACCCATTTCTGTTCTAACCGTATATGAAGATAGAAGACTGGGAAACAGAATTTAGCTGATGAAGTTTTCGTGTTGACAcgttaaatgaaagaattaaTCAAATCCCTGGTTTCGAGAAAGGAGAAACTTACCTCATTTTCTTGCCTTAAAGGTTATCTTTGTCATATATGCAGAGGTAACAGTACCCATTTCTGTTGTAACTGTATATGAAGACCGAGAAAAAGTTATGTCTACCCCTTTTATCACGATTTTCTTGAAAGATCAGACATTCATGTTATCAATGAAAGAGTAGCAAAATCATTTTTCCGGATCTATTTGGTGGAGCGCTCTCTtaggaataaaaaagaaaacaaaaatgaaaaagaactgCAATGAAAATCCATAAAATTATCACATTGCTTTATCATCTCGAGGATTTCTTCTCTGGCctcttctttgttctttttggtATCGCCTTCTAAagctattttcaaattttccttgAAATTTGTTGTGAATATAatgattttctcttctctcGGCTCAACCAAATGCCGTCAATGAATTGAGCAAGCTCGATGGAGGATAAGTGGTGTGTTTATCCACCAGGATTGCAGGTACATAATTCGTTTGAGTTCAGTCCGTTAAAAACGTACTTGTGAATGGAGTTATTTCACAACTTGTAAGATCTTTTCGCAGAATATAGTTAAGTTAAAAACCGCTAAAAAAAATGGAGTGAAAGAAAGCATTAGTAATTTAGTTCAGTCAGGCTAGGTTCTTGACTGGATTATGCGAGTTTGTGACACCTTTCTATATCAATCTGTCttcaataaaaagaaaggagCGTGGTTGCTGGTTCTGGCCAGAACATCTCACGGAATTCCGTTGGACTTTATATTTGCAAGtcaatattattagatattGTTCTTCAACAAAGGTGCCATCTTTTGTCTCTCTCTTTATCAACAGGCAGAGCAGAAAGACTCGAGGCAGAAGGGGTGAATTGGGATTCTTAAAGAGACTTTTTATAAGGGATTTGAATCCAAATTTCCACAGGTGAACAAAACTTTCTTCGGTTTGTTTTTGGTCTTTCCTTATATGATTTAAGAAAGAAAGCATAATAAATACTCCAATCCAGAACAGACAGGCTTTCACGTGGTTCTAAGAAAGAACCCAAAAGTTCTGTTTCAAAATGCTGTCCACATTTGAAAGTTTTTGCAGCCCACTTAAGACTGGGTTGTGCGGGCACACATTTGCGGTAGGAGAATTTGTACAAATTCACATTTGGGAAAAGTTTGAAAGCAGTTTGCACCTTTCGCTTGGATTATCCTTAAAGAGAGAATTGTCTTCAGCAGTTCAACCCAGGATAGCAGCTTCCACCTCCCATCATTAACGGTTGTAGAAACCCTAGAATAGGAAGAGTATTTGGGAAAATGTTCCTCTTGTTCGTAAACTCTTATTTTTTCACAAGGAGAATGAATAGTACATAATTATAATGAGAAGCTGACTTATATACATGTCCAAAATAGTTATAAGCTAACTAACTTAACATAACTAAGGGACAAAAAAGTAACTTTTGCCAGCTAAGCTGCTTGTTCCCGTATGACGTGGCAATCGATTTCAACATGCTTTGTGTGAGCATGATGAATTGGATTGGCTACTAGGGATAAAACATATTTACTGTCACAATATAAAGCTACAGGTGAGAGATGAGGAATGTGAAAGTCATGAAGAATTTGTAATATCCAAATTACTTCACAACTAGTTGATGCTAAGGCACGATAATCTACCTTAGCTAAACTTCTGGACATTGTAGTTTGTTTCTTAGATCCCCAAGAAACCAATGAGTCaccaagaaaaagacaaaacCCAGTAATAGATCTCCTGCTATCAACACATGCAGCCGAATCAGAGTCAGAAAAACCTCTAATTTGTGTAAAAGATGAAGCAAGAAAATATAACCCTTGAGTAGGAGTCCCTTTGCCATATCTAAAGACTCGGAGGTAGAATCTAAATGTGATTTGCAAGGCTTGTCCATGAATTGTGCTAGGAAATGAACTGAATATGACAAGTTTGGCCGGGTTATGGTGAGATACAATAATCGACCAATGAGCCTTCGATACTGAGATGGATCTTCTAAAAGATTGACATCTGATTTTGTCAATTTAAGTTTGGAATCCATAGGAAATAGAGCAGGTTTACAACCAAGATAACCACTGTCTTCCAAAACTTCAAGAGCATATTTACGTTGAGAAACAGAAATTCTAGTAGTATTGCGAGCTATTTCTAAACCCAAGAAATACTTAAGTTGACCCAAGTCCTTGATCTTGAATTTATCATGAAGATAAGACTACACTTGAGTAACACATGACATGATTGGAAGCAATTATGACATCGTCAACGTAAATCAGAAGTGCTATAAAAGAAGAACCTTGTACCTTTGTGAACAAGCTATAATCAACTTTAGATTGTTCATAACCCAAAGATAATAGAGCAGTAGTCAATTTCTGAAACCATTGGCGGTCGTCCTGCTTCAATCCATATAAAGATTTCATTAATCGACATACTTTGTGCTCCCCTTCTTGTGCAAAACTTGGCGGTACCATCATATAGACTTCCTCGTCTAAATCCCCATGCAAAAAAGCATTATTCACGTCAAGTTGTTCTAGAAACTAGTTTTGACTTGCAGCCAAGGccaaaaaacaacaaattgttgtcattttggcaacaggaGATAATGTTTCAACATAGTCAATTCCCTCCTTTTGTATGAAACCTTTCGCCACAAGGTGTGCTTTATATCTTTCAACACTACCATCAGCCTTATATTTCACCCTATATACCCACTTGCAACCAATTGCTTTCTCACCAAGAGGCAAGTCAGTAACTAtccagatttttttattttcaagagtTAAGATTTCGGCATTCATAGTTTCCTGCCAATTAGGATCTTTGGCATCTTGTTTGTAAGTTTTGGGTTCAGGATGAATTGAAATAGAAAGGCTACAAGCTTTATGAGCAGGAG
Protein-coding sequences here:
- the LOC108993555 gene encoding uncharacterized protein LOC108993555 isoform X3; protein product: MSAQNPTKWRFTWEAQSHVPILRLFIFDSYTNPSTQCHNLKVHLNLSKSLVLVSFFEDLEVSLRVPTPRVLIDSESPVSFRALDDHIEVKLVLLLPVDHPIVTSFDSVFNLSQGNEISFYDASTQLEMDSDLKILCSGGGVHFYCRSCSFKLTKNHFRNFVEMPSVDWREVADNWFGTCCCSFGGVSEKLVTRYANAYTCVEGTCQLNSTTITISKNDLVEWKFPDWVGCQRNSSGPDFKHDDGFSEAILDSGKPNLSKDVASAPGCCGHIKSQALNHIDEGCTPHVFETKEISENQKCLLNGFLGNIFMVRSFNQSADIEWIEYVCPHCSSLLGAYPCGNGFGPIDLGVRLFKCYISTCLPVGGSGDSFRKYTLERMFTNQLLESAKDESSYRTVVRDVKTKSPLLQIVLLNPNSWCFTGYCLGADENTGSVLNINLQPVIKVLFSDCNNSSESKLSLCRMIEDWETKNLADEVFMLTRQIKELIKSLVSRKDILPPSFSCLQGLSLSSMLR
- the LOC108993555 gene encoding uncharacterized protein LOC108993555 isoform X2 — protein: MSAQNPTKWRFTWEAQSHVPILRLFIFDSYTNPSTQCHNLKVHLNLSKSLVLVSFFEDLEVSLRVPTPRVLIDSESPVSFRALDDHIEVKLVLLLPVDHPIVTSFDSVFNLSQGNEISFYDASTQLEMDSDLKILCSGGGVHFYCRSCSFKLTKNHFRNFVEMPSVDWREVADNWFGTCCCSFGGVSEKLVTRYANAYTCVEGTCQLNSTTITISKNDLVEWKFPDWVGCQRNSSGPDFKHDDGFSEAILDSGSKCAGIKTCDDSSEEMCASKGKPRFMHYENENVASKFKCGVNEEETNDDASFLLLPEPNLSKDVASAPGCCGHIKSQALNHIDEGCTPHVFETKEISENQKCLLNGFLGNIFMVRSFNQSADIEWIEYVCPHCSSLLGAYPCGNGFGPIDLGVRLFKCYISTCLPVGGSGDSFRKYTLERMFTNQLLESAKDESSYRTVVRDVKTKSPLLQIVLLNPNSWCFTGYCLGADENTGSVLNINLQPVIKVLFSDCNNSSESKLRMIEDWETKNLADEVFMLTRQIKELIKSLVSRKDILPPSFSCLQGLSLSSMLR
- the LOC108993555 gene encoding uncharacterized protein LOC108993555 isoform X1, yielding MSAQNPTKWRFTWEAQSHVPILRLFIFDSYTNPSTQCHNLKVHLNLSKSLVLVSFFEDLEVSLRVPTPRVLIDSESPVSFRALDDHIEVKLVLLLPVDHPIVTSFDSVFNLSQGNEISFYDASTQLEMDSDLKILCSGGGVHFYCRSCSFKLTKNHFRNFVEMPSVDWREVADNWFGTCCCSFGGVSEKLVTRYANAYTCVEGTCQLNSTTITISKNDLVEWKFPDWVGCQRNSSGPDFKHDDGFSEAILDSGSKCAGIKTCDDSSEEMCASKGKPRFMHYENENVASKFKCGVNEEETNDDASFLLLPEPNLSKDVASAPGCCGHIKSQALNHIDEGCTPHVFETKEISENQKCLLNGFLGNIFMVRSFNQSADIEWIEYVCPHCSSLLGAYPCGNGFGPIDLGVRLFKCYISTCLPVGGSGDSFRKYTLERMFTNQLLESAKDESSYRTVVRDVKTKSPLLQIVLLNPNSWCFTGYCLGADENTGSVLNINLQPVIKVLFSDCNNSSESKLSLCRMIEDWETKNLADEVFMLTRQIKELIKSLVSRKDILPPSFSCLQGLSLSSMLR